In Oryza sativa Japonica Group chromosome 2, ASM3414082v1, the following are encoded in one genomic region:
- the LOC107279890 gene encoding putative F-box protein PP2-B12 isoform X1: MNFLCFFPFTKKPDSSKGAEASPSMEEGEACDDCECEIARLPEELLSAAISLTAPRDAFRAAAVSRAFRAAADSDAVWASFLPRDLPDLADGELSPAPPSKKDLFLRLSAGHYHLLPDRLKIHRSC, translated from the coding sequence ATGAATTTCTTGTGCTTTTTCCCCTTCACAAAGAAGCCGGATTCGAGCAAGGGGGCGGAGGCATCGCCATCGATGGAAGAGGGGGAGGCCTGCGACGACTGCGAGTGCGAGATCGCGCGGTTGCCGGAGGAGCTCCTCTCCGCCGCGATCTCCCTCACCGCGCCGCGGGACGccttccgcgccgccgccgtctcccgggccttccgcgccgccgccgactccgacGCCGTCTGGGCTAGCTTCCTGCCGCGTGATCTCCCCGATCTCGCCGACGGCGAGCTCTCCCCCGCGCCGCCTTCCAAGAAGGACCTCTTCCTCCGCCTCTCCGCCGGCCACTACCACCTCCTGCCAGACAGGCTCAAG
- the LOC107279890 gene encoding putative F-box protein PP2-B12 isoform X2 has product MNFLCFFPFTKKPDSSKGAEASPSMEEGEACDDCECEIARLPEELLSAAISLTAPRDAFRAAAVSRAFRAAADSDAVWASFLPRDLPDLADGELSPAPPSKKDLFLRLSAGHYHLLPDRLKGM; this is encoded by the coding sequence ATGAATTTCTTGTGCTTTTTCCCCTTCACAAAGAAGCCGGATTCGAGCAAGGGGGCGGAGGCATCGCCATCGATGGAAGAGGGGGAGGCCTGCGACGACTGCGAGTGCGAGATCGCGCGGTTGCCGGAGGAGCTCCTCTCCGCCGCGATCTCCCTCACCGCGCCGCGGGACGccttccgcgccgccgccgtctcccgggccttccgcgccgccgccgactccgacGCCGTCTGGGCTAGCTTCCTGCCGCGTGATCTCCCCGATCTCGCCGACGGCGAGCTCTCCCCCGCGCCGCCTTCCAAGAAGGACCTCTTCCTCCGCCTCTCCGCCGGCCACTACCACCTCCTGCCAGACAGGCTCAAG